One segment of Variovorax paradoxus DNA contains the following:
- a CDS encoding helix-turn-helix domain-containing protein has protein sequence MATRNFLHLWDDRFLYITPAIQSGLTARSSATLLASVSGHPFTLEAEDGTRVRCTAALVAPHVSRRLDVDGCGLLSLNLDPASSAYRMLARRMGGHGIQPIDARRFGRLRDDFAPAQCGELPSERLQSLSARLVEAITECPELQAAIDPRIERVLQSIRAHSGQIALPELAAVACLSPDRLTHLFAEQVGVSVKRYALWTKVRRTVQQFTGHRSLTEVALVSGFTDAAHMSRTFQRYFGLPPSFLANQVCVTADAQASHAWGEQAPLH, from the coding sequence ATGGCAACGCGCAACTTCCTGCATCTGTGGGATGACCGGTTTCTCTACATCACGCCGGCGATCCAGTCGGGCCTGACGGCCCGTTCGTCGGCCACGCTGCTGGCCTCGGTCAGCGGCCATCCCTTCACGCTCGAGGCCGAGGACGGCACCCGCGTGCGCTGCACCGCCGCGCTGGTCGCGCCGCACGTGTCGCGCCGGCTCGACGTCGACGGTTGCGGGCTGCTCTCGCTCAATCTCGATCCCGCGTCCAGTGCCTACCGCATGCTCGCAAGGCGCATGGGCGGCCACGGCATCCAGCCGATCGACGCGCGGCGCTTCGGCCGGCTGCGCGACGACTTCGCGCCCGCGCAGTGCGGCGAGCTGCCCAGCGAGCGGCTGCAGTCGCTCAGCGCCAGGCTGGTCGAGGCGATCACCGAATGCCCCGAGCTGCAGGCCGCGATCGATCCGCGCATCGAGCGCGTGCTGCAGTCCATCCGCGCGCATTCGGGCCAGATCGCGCTGCCCGAACTCGCGGCCGTGGCATGCCTGTCGCCCGACCGGCTCACCCACCTCTTCGCCGAGCAGGTCGGCGTGTCGGTGAAGCGCTATGCGCTGTGGACCAAGGTGCGCCGCACGGTGCAGCAGTTCACCGGGCATCGCTCGCTGACCGAGGTGGCGCTGGTCAGCGGCTTCACCGATGCGGCGCACATGAGCCGCACCTTCCAGCGCTACTTCGGACTGCCGCCGTCCTTCCTCGCAAACCAGGTGTGCGTGACGGCCGACGCGCAGGCCTCACATGCCTGGGGCGAGCAGGCGCCGCTGCACTGA
- a CDS encoding LysR substrate-binding domain-containing protein produces MSQVMFDLDVLRSFATGIALGSYARAADRLGRSTSAVSAQLRKLEQQAGTVLFRKAGRGLELTEAGETLLAYAHRMLELNDEAGAAMRGVDLQGWVRLGLQEDFGETLLPAVLGRFARAHPKVRIEACVARSSELRERLELGQLDLALAWDAGDQPLSPYAERVARLPLLWIGPTAPARVDAPWWTERELRGPGARAPKSKEPLPLVMLDAPCPLREIVIAALDRAGVPWRRAFGSASLAALWAAASAGLGLTVRTPFGLPSHVRPLDRTTLALPALPQISLVLYRAQAHSEAPASRLATLLLEAVRQHVQPLAVSMRENPPLETKTKARRHGNAQLPASVG; encoded by the coding sequence ATGAGCCAGGTGATGTTCGATCTCGACGTGCTGCGCAGCTTCGCCACCGGCATCGCGCTCGGCAGCTATGCGCGTGCGGCCGACAGGCTGGGCCGCTCTACCTCCGCGGTGAGCGCGCAGCTCAGGAAGCTGGAGCAGCAGGCCGGCACCGTGCTGTTCCGCAAGGCGGGCCGCGGGCTCGAGCTCACCGAGGCCGGCGAGACGCTGCTCGCGTACGCGCACCGCATGCTCGAACTCAACGACGAGGCCGGCGCCGCGATGCGCGGCGTCGACCTGCAGGGCTGGGTGCGGCTCGGGCTGCAGGAAGACTTCGGCGAGACGCTGCTGCCCGCCGTGCTCGGGCGCTTCGCGCGCGCGCATCCCAAGGTGCGCATCGAGGCCTGCGTGGCGCGCAGCAGCGAGTTGCGCGAGCGGCTCGAACTCGGCCAGCTCGATCTGGCGCTGGCCTGGGACGCGGGCGACCAGCCGCTGTCGCCCTACGCCGAACGCGTGGCGCGGCTGCCGCTGCTGTGGATCGGCCCCACGGCGCCCGCGCGGGTCGATGCGCCGTGGTGGACCGAGCGCGAACTGCGCGGCCCCGGCGCGCGCGCGCCGAAGAGCAAGGAGCCGCTGCCGCTCGTGATGCTCGACGCGCCGTGCCCGCTGCGCGAGATCGTCATCGCCGCGCTCGACCGCGCCGGCGTGCCGTGGCGCCGGGCCTTCGGCAGCGCCAGCCTGGCGGCGCTGTGGGCCGCGGCCTCGGCCGGGCTGGGCCTCACGGTGCGCACGCCGTTCGGCCTGCCTTCGCATGTGCGCCCGCTCGACCGCACGACGCTCGCATTGCCGGCGCTGCCGCAGATCTCGCTGGTGCTGTACCGCGCGCAGGCCCATTCCGAAGCGCCGGCGAGCCGCCTGGCCACGCTGCTGCTGGAGGCGGTGCGCCAGCATGTGCAACCCCTTGCCGTCTCGATGCGTGAGAATCCGCCGCTGGAGACAAAAACAAAAGCGAGACGGCATGGCAACGCGCAACTTCCTGCATCTGTGGGATGA
- a CDS encoding MFS transporter: MTHPISSPPGSAAFPPRHRWKVLAAGVAANAAFSVAFSGIPMTAVLMRTGYQLDNATLGLVLGLMGLGIAVSELPWGLLTDRWGDRPVLLAGLGSTAVALVAMALWAAPAAGHIPGLGWLGSGLLLVGLLGGSVNGASGRAVMTWFDASERGLAMSIRQTAVPMGGGIGALVLPFVALHFGFAALYGLLALLCALSAAMSWAWVHEPPVTANDDRAAPATAIPKAGPLRDLRVWRIVAGIGILCAPQFAVLSFGTVFLHDFGHAGLGTITATMVCVQVGAMAMRVWSGRWTDRRRNRPAYLQACSALSVLLFAGLALLVMVAGTHAADSPALRIALVALLGASGVCVSAWHGVAYTELATLAGASRAGTALGMANTSVFLVCFVTPFSIPHLLSLQGWPLVWLAASACALVAMPLLVLRPVRSGPVHPVSGVAKACHGGPIKARDAA, from the coding sequence ATGACACATCCGATCTCTTCCCCGCCTGGATCCGCCGCGTTCCCGCCCCGCCACCGCTGGAAGGTGCTCGCCGCCGGCGTGGCCGCCAACGCGGCGTTCTCGGTGGCCTTCAGCGGCATTCCGATGACCGCGGTGCTGATGCGCACCGGCTACCAGCTCGACAACGCCACCCTCGGGCTGGTGCTCGGCCTCATGGGGCTGGGCATCGCGGTGAGCGAGCTGCCCTGGGGCCTGCTGACCGACCGCTGGGGCGACCGCCCCGTGCTGCTGGCAGGCCTGGGCAGCACCGCGGTCGCACTCGTCGCGATGGCGCTGTGGGCGGCGCCGGCCGCCGGGCACATCCCGGGCCTGGGCTGGCTGGGCAGCGGGCTGCTGCTGGTCGGCCTGCTCGGCGGCAGCGTCAACGGCGCCAGCGGCCGCGCGGTGATGACGTGGTTCGACGCCAGCGAGCGCGGCCTCGCGATGAGCATCCGCCAGACCGCCGTGCCCATGGGCGGCGGCATCGGCGCGCTGGTGCTGCCCTTCGTCGCGCTGCACTTCGGCTTCGCGGCGCTCTACGGCCTGCTCGCGCTGCTGTGCGCGCTGAGCGCGGCGATGAGCTGGGCCTGGGTGCACGAGCCGCCCGTGACCGCGAACGACGACAGGGCCGCGCCGGCGACCGCGATACCGAAAGCCGGCCCCCTGCGCGACCTGCGCGTGTGGCGCATCGTGGCCGGCATCGGCATTCTTTGCGCGCCGCAGTTCGCGGTGCTGTCCTTCGGCACCGTGTTCCTCCACGACTTCGGCCATGCAGGCCTGGGGACGATTACCGCGACGATGGTGTGCGTGCAGGTGGGCGCGATGGCCATGCGCGTGTGGAGCGGCCGCTGGACCGACCGCCGCCGCAACCGGCCGGCCTACCTGCAGGCCTGCAGCGCACTCAGCGTGCTGCTCTTCGCGGGGCTGGCACTGCTGGTGATGGTGGCGGGCACGCACGCCGCCGATTCGCCGGCGCTTCGCATCGCGCTGGTGGCACTGCTGGGTGCGAGCGGCGTGTGCGTGTCGGCCTGGCACGGGGTGGCATACACCGAACTGGCCACGCTGGCCGGCGCATCGCGCGCCGGCACCGCACTGGGCATGGCGAACACCAGCGTGTTCCTGGTGTGCTTCGTCACGCCGTTCTCCATTCCGCACCTGCTGTCACTGCAGGGCTGGCCGCTGGTGTGGCTCGCGGCCAGCGCGTGCGCGCTGGTGGCGATGCCGCTGCTGGTGTTGCGGCCGGTACGGTCAGGGCCTGTTCACCCTGTTTCCGGCGTCGCGAAGGCCTGTCACGGCGGGCCAATCAAGGCGCGCGACGCTGCATAG
- a CDS encoding adenosine deaminase → MTDFRPTYDPSFDRIGADRLPALLCAMPKAELHMHIEGSLEPELIFALAQRNGVSIPYASVEELRKAYAFTNLQSFLDIYYAGASVLLKEQDFHDMAWAYLERAAADNVVHTEMFFDPQTHTARGVAMETVVNGLHRACVEAGPKLGVSASLILCFLRHLSEEEAFETLEQALPFRDRFIGVGLDSSEVGHPPEKFARVFARCRELGLHLVAHAGEEGPPEYVWSALDVLKVERVDHGVQSAKDPALMKRLAQERIPLTVCPLSNLKLCVFPDLAQHNLGTLLDAGLVATVNSDDPAYFGGYMNQNFLETFAATGLSVRHAWQLAANSFEGSFIDTAAKRAYVDRLNAVFASF, encoded by the coding sequence ATGACCGACTTCCGTCCCACCTACGACCCGAGCTTCGACCGCATCGGCGCCGACCGCCTTCCCGCGCTGCTGTGCGCCATGCCCAAGGCCGAGCTGCACATGCACATCGAGGGTTCGCTCGAGCCCGAGCTGATCTTCGCGCTCGCGCAGCGCAACGGCGTGTCCATTCCTTACGCCAGCGTCGAAGAACTGCGCAAGGCCTATGCCTTCACCAACCTGCAGAGCTTCCTGGACATCTACTACGCCGGTGCCAGCGTGCTGCTGAAGGAGCAGGACTTTCACGACATGGCCTGGGCCTACTTGGAGCGCGCCGCCGCCGACAACGTGGTGCACACCGAGATGTTCTTCGACCCGCAGACCCATACCGCACGCGGCGTGGCGATGGAGACGGTGGTCAACGGCCTGCACCGCGCCTGCGTGGAAGCGGGCCCGAAGCTGGGTGTGAGCGCGTCGCTGATCCTGTGCTTCCTGCGCCACCTGAGCGAGGAAGAGGCGTTCGAGACCCTGGAGCAGGCGCTGCCGTTCCGCGACCGGTTCATCGGCGTGGGGCTCGACTCCAGCGAAGTCGGCCACCCGCCCGAGAAGTTCGCCCGCGTGTTCGCGCGCTGCCGCGAGCTGGGCCTTCACCTCGTGGCGCACGCGGGCGAGGAAGGCCCGCCCGAGTACGTATGGAGCGCACTCGACGTGCTGAAGGTCGAGCGCGTCGACCACGGCGTGCAGAGCGCGAAAGACCCGGCGCTGATGAAGCGGCTCGCGCAGGAGCGCATTCCGCTGACCGTGTGTCCGCTGTCGAACCTCAAGCTCTGCGTGTTCCCCGACCTCGCGCAGCACAACCTCGGCACGCTGCTCGACGCGGGCCTGGTCGCCACCGTGAACTCCGACGACCCGGCCTATTTCGGCGGCTACATGAACCAGAATTTCCTGGAGACCTTCGCGGCCACCGGCCTGAGCGTGCGCCACGCATGGCAGCTCGCGGCCAACAGCTTCGAAGGCAGCTTCATCGACACGGCCGCCAAGCGCGCTTACGTCGACCGGCTCAACGCGGTCTTCGCGAGCTTCTGA
- a CDS encoding helix-turn-helix domain-containing protein, whose product MRADPSSSAASSPFIASFGPPVAAPQDTLGCTSGLLRNDHELSANGVRVYRKTVDGEQRQQVETDASGRGVLVGVSLRDGHRRRVLHEHHAASHDFRKGSIYIRDFSDRYRADLLGGFDFVLLEISHAALERAFDEKTGPRVGGIEPVGSATDDVLAHLAAALAPALARPTEASMLFVDQLCLAMTSYLVDHHGRSAPPGPPRTHRVLSRSHEARAKEMLRSKMDGSVSVAEIADACNLSRSYFIHAFRETTGQTPHQWLVAQRLERAQALLMDFERPLAEVAAACGFSDQSHFTRVFSQFTGTPPGSWRRKMRVDK is encoded by the coding sequence ATGCGCGCCGATCCCAGTTCCTCCGCGGCGAGCAGCCCCTTCATCGCCTCCTTCGGGCCGCCGGTTGCGGCGCCGCAGGACACGCTGGGCTGCACCTCCGGCCTGCTGCGCAACGACCACGAACTGTCGGCCAATGGCGTGCGCGTGTACCGCAAGACCGTCGACGGCGAACAGCGCCAGCAGGTGGAGACCGATGCCAGCGGGCGCGGCGTGCTGGTGGGCGTCTCGCTGCGCGACGGGCACCGGCGCCGGGTGCTGCACGAGCACCACGCCGCGAGCCACGACTTCCGCAAGGGCTCGATCTACATCCGCGACTTCAGCGACCGCTACCGCGCCGACCTGCTCGGCGGCTTCGACTTCGTGCTGCTCGAGATCTCGCATGCCGCGCTGGAGCGCGCCTTCGACGAGAAGACGGGGCCGCGCGTCGGCGGCATCGAGCCGGTCGGCTCCGCCACGGACGACGTGCTCGCCCATCTCGCCGCCGCGCTCGCGCCGGCACTCGCGCGCCCCACGGAAGCCAGCATGCTGTTCGTCGACCAGCTCTGCCTGGCCATGACCAGCTACCTGGTCGACCACCACGGCCGGTCGGCGCCGCCCGGCCCGCCGCGCACCCATCGCGTGCTGTCGCGCTCGCACGAGGCGCGCGCCAAGGAAATGCTGCGCAGCAAGATGGACGGCAGCGTGTCCGTGGCCGAGATCGCCGACGCCTGCAACCTGTCGCGCAGCTACTTCATCCACGCCTTCCGCGAAACCACCGGCCAGACGCCGCACCAGTGGCTGGTGGCACAGCGGCTGGAGCGCGCGCAGGCGCTGCTGATGGACTTCGAGCGCCCGCTGGCCGAAGTGGCCGCGGCCTGCGGCTTCTCCGACCAAAGCCATTTCACGCGCGTGTTCTCGCAGTTCACCGGCACACCGCCGGGCAGCTGGCGGCGGAAAATGCGCGTGGACAAGTGA
- a CDS encoding DsbA family protein — MSAASQANSVAQLLVPDRATEHVLGPDSAPVTVVEFGDFECPSCRQAHPAVQMMLSHFGKQVRFAFRHFPLREVHPHAELAAEAAEAAGAQGKFWPYAELLFNHQSHLDNRHLDSYAAQLGLDMARFENELKDNVYRQRVQEQVELGRRLSVRATPTFYVNGVFTDVSFGLQHLREAIDRALQ; from the coding sequence ATGAGCGCAGCATCCCAGGCGAATTCCGTGGCCCAACTCCTCGTGCCCGACCGCGCCACCGAGCACGTGCTCGGGCCGGACTCGGCGCCGGTCACCGTCGTCGAATTCGGCGATTTCGAATGCCCGTCCTGCCGCCAGGCCCACCCTGCCGTGCAGATGATGCTGTCGCACTTCGGCAAGCAGGTGCGCTTCGCGTTCCGGCACTTTCCGCTGCGCGAGGTCCATCCGCATGCGGAACTGGCCGCGGAAGCCGCCGAGGCCGCCGGTGCGCAGGGCAAGTTCTGGCCCTATGCGGAGCTGCTGTTCAACCACCAGAGCCACCTCGACAACCGCCACCTCGACAGCTACGCCGCGCAGCTCGGCCTCGACATGGCGCGCTTCGAGAACGAACTGAAGGACAACGTCTACCGCCAGCGCGTGCAGGAGCAGGTCGAGCTCGGCCGCCGCCTCAGCGTGCGCGCCACGCCCACCTTCTACGTGAACGGCGTCTTCACCGACGTGTCCTTCGGGTTGCAGCACCTGCGCGAGGCGATCGACCGCGCGCTCCAGTGA
- a CDS encoding LysR family transcriptional regulator — MAFRALQETAVRYFLEVVKTGSVKEAALKLNVAPSAVSRQVARLERELDTLLFERHARGMVPNAAGELLAAHAKRAQQDIERVANDIAGLRGLRSGHVRVASTEGFAFDFIPTLIARFRRKHDGIRFHLDVCSPADISRRVRDGESDVGITLSAVPEPGIEIELRHPSPILAVMAKDHPLAVQRQLSLRQVVAYPLGLPLEDSSIRRLLDASCTRQGLRYDLAMSSNHANALPSFAAAGGGSIAFYGALSMRALLQGKALVAIPLKDREMNERHLEIETMAGRVLPDAGRAFVRYLVEAVRASG; from the coding sequence ATGGCATTTCGCGCACTGCAGGAAACCGCGGTCCGCTACTTTCTCGAGGTGGTGAAGACCGGCTCGGTGAAGGAAGCGGCGCTCAAGCTCAACGTTGCGCCTTCGGCGGTGAGCCGGCAGGTGGCGCGGCTGGAGCGCGAACTCGACACGCTGCTGTTCGAGCGCCATGCGCGCGGCATGGTGCCCAATGCGGCCGGCGAACTGCTCGCTGCGCATGCCAAGCGGGCGCAGCAGGACATCGAGCGCGTGGCCAACGACATCGCTGGGCTGCGCGGCCTGCGCAGCGGCCATGTGCGCGTGGCCAGCACCGAGGGCTTCGCCTTCGACTTCATTCCCACGCTGATCGCCCGCTTCCGCCGCAAGCACGACGGCATCCGCTTCCATCTCGACGTGTGCTCGCCCGCGGACATCTCGCGGCGGGTGCGCGACGGCGAGTCCGACGTGGGCATCACGCTGAGCGCCGTGCCCGAGCCGGGCATCGAAATCGAGCTGCGGCATCCCAGCCCGATCCTGGCGGTGATGGCCAAGGACCATCCGCTGGCCGTGCAGCGGCAGCTCTCGCTGCGCCAGGTGGTGGCGTACCCGCTGGGGCTGCCGCTGGAAGACAGCTCGATCCGCCGCCTGCTCGATGCGAGCTGCACCCGGCAGGGACTGCGCTACGACCTGGCCATGTCGAGCAACCATGCGAACGCGCTGCCGAGCTTTGCCGCGGCCGGCGGCGGCAGCATCGCGTTCTACGGTGCGCTGTCGATGCGCGCGCTGCTGCAGGGCAAGGCGCTGGTGGCCATTCCGCTGAAGGACCGCGAGATGAACGAGCGCCATCTCGAGATCGAGACCATGGCGGGGCGCGTGCTGCCCGATGCGGGCAGGGCCTTCGTGCGCTACCTGGTGGAGGCGGTCAGGGCCTCGGGCTGA
- a CDS encoding Bug family tripartite tricarboxylate transporter substrate binding protein: protein MNRLPLVARIALLCGLGLGAVPLATLAAETGFPSRPITLVIPFPPGGATDVNGRVLAQRLGKELGQPVVIENRAGAGTVIGASYVSKAVPDGYTLLVSSGTTFTVNPAIRASLPYDPVKGFDPIGIAGRTGLVLLANSDVPVQTVKQFVDYVKASPGKYSYGSFGTGTTAQFAGESLLHAAGLKMTHVPYKGSAPAMTDLMGGQIPFSIDTVSAAIPQLRSGKIRAIALTTAKRSALLPNVPTLAESGYTDIDMDTWLMLAGPKGLPADVKAKLEKALATTVADPDTRARLLAQGLEPAYSNAAAASELIARELPVMRAVAARANITAD, encoded by the coding sequence ATGAACCGTCTCCCGCTCGTCGCCCGCATCGCCCTGCTGTGCGGCCTCGGCCTCGGCGCCGTGCCGCTGGCCACCCTGGCTGCCGAGACGGGTTTTCCCTCGCGCCCGATCACGCTCGTCATTCCCTTTCCGCCGGGCGGCGCCACCGACGTCAACGGCCGCGTGCTCGCGCAACGACTGGGCAAGGAGCTCGGCCAGCCGGTGGTGATCGAGAACCGCGCGGGCGCCGGCACGGTGATCGGCGCGAGCTACGTGTCGAAGGCGGTGCCCGACGGCTACACGCTGCTGGTGAGTTCGGGCACCACCTTCACGGTCAACCCGGCGATCCGCGCCAGCCTGCCCTACGACCCGGTGAAGGGTTTCGACCCGATCGGCATCGCCGGGCGCACCGGCCTGGTCCTGCTGGCCAACAGCGACGTGCCCGTGCAGACGGTGAAGCAGTTCGTCGACTACGTGAAGGCCTCGCCCGGCAAGTATTCGTACGGCTCGTTCGGCACCGGCACCACCGCGCAGTTCGCCGGCGAAAGCCTGCTGCACGCGGCCGGCCTGAAGATGACGCACGTGCCGTACAAGGGCAGCGCGCCGGCCATGACCGACCTGATGGGCGGGCAGATCCCGTTCAGCATCGACACGGTGAGCGCCGCGATCCCGCAGCTCAGGAGCGGCAAGATCAGGGCCATCGCGCTCACCACCGCCAAGCGCTCCGCGCTGCTGCCCAACGTGCCCACGCTGGCCGAGAGCGGCTACACCGACATCGACATGGACACCTGGCTGATGCTGGCCGGACCGAAGGGACTGCCGGCAGACGTGAAGGCGAAGCTCGAGAAGGCGCTGGCCACGACCGTCGCCGACCCCGACACGCGCGCCAGGCTGCTGGCACAGGGGCTGGAGCCCGCGTACAGCAACGCCGCCGCCGCGAGCGAGCTCATCGCCCGCGAGCTGCCGGTGATGCGCGCCGTCGCGGCGCGCGCGAACATCACGGCGGACTGA
- a CDS encoding amidase produces MDTTSHPGAELVEKSAVELRRLIGSKAVSPVELLEACIARIAHLNPYVNAVTATCFERARTEARAAESAVMRGDTLGLLHGLPLGVKDLESTEGLLTTWGSPLYRDHVPAQDIELVARLRRAGGIVAGKTNVPEMGAGANSRNDVWGATGNPFDPNLNAGGSSGGSAAALACDMLPVCTGSDTGGSLRIPAAKCGVVGFRPSPGIVPSVRKPLGWTPISVVGPMGRTVDDACLQLAASAGMHAGDALSYPLDAMSFLAPAPVDLSTLRVAWTEDFGTCAVDDGIRATFRAKIEAMRHMLRRCDRVDFDMGEAHRCFDVLRAEAFVAGMQAAYERDPDSLGPNPRANYEMGARMSLLDSAWAQAEQTRLINRFQATFADYDLVLSPTTPVSPFPWTQPYASHINGEPQANYYRWLALTYVVTLTTHPAITLPCGLDHAGMPFGLQVVGGFRTDHRVLGAARAMEQAFAAHPPLRRPRPDLARLRASRAEPPLTSIVTSPPVFGGRDAQAAAVSAV; encoded by the coding sequence ATGGACACCACCTCCCACCCCGGCGCAGAGCTCGTCGAGAAATCCGCGGTCGAGCTGCGCCGCCTCATCGGCAGCAAGGCGGTGTCGCCGGTCGAGCTGCTCGAAGCCTGCATCGCGCGCATCGCGCACCTGAACCCCTACGTCAACGCGGTCACCGCCACCTGCTTCGAGCGCGCGCGCACCGAGGCGCGGGCGGCTGAAAGCGCCGTGATGCGCGGCGACACGCTCGGCCTGCTGCACGGCCTGCCGCTCGGCGTGAAGGACCTTGAGTCGACCGAAGGCCTGCTCACCACCTGGGGCTCGCCGCTGTACCGCGACCACGTGCCCGCGCAGGACATCGAGCTGGTCGCCCGCCTGCGCCGCGCGGGCGGCATCGTCGCGGGCAAGACCAACGTGCCCGAGATGGGCGCGGGCGCCAACTCGCGCAACGACGTGTGGGGCGCCACCGGAAACCCCTTCGATCCGAACCTCAATGCCGGCGGCTCCTCTGGCGGCTCGGCCGCCGCGCTGGCCTGCGACATGCTGCCGGTGTGCACCGGCTCCGACACCGGCGGCTCGCTGCGCATTCCGGCCGCCAAGTGCGGCGTGGTGGGCTTCCGCCCGTCGCCCGGCATCGTGCCGAGCGTGCGCAAGCCGCTGGGCTGGACGCCCATCTCGGTCGTCGGCCCGATGGGCCGCACGGTGGACGACGCCTGCCTGCAGCTCGCCGCCTCGGCCGGCATGCATGCTGGCGATGCGCTTAGCTATCCGCTCGATGCGATGTCGTTCCTGGCCCCGGCGCCGGTCGACCTGTCGACCCTGCGCGTGGCGTGGACCGAAGACTTCGGCACCTGCGCCGTGGACGATGGCATCCGCGCCACCTTCCGCGCGAAGATCGAGGCCATGCGGCACATGCTCCGGCGCTGCGACCGGGTCGACTTCGACATGGGCGAGGCGCACCGCTGCTTCGACGTGCTGCGCGCCGAGGCCTTCGTGGCGGGCATGCAGGCGGCCTACGAGCGCGACCCCGACAGCCTGGGCCCGAACCCGCGCGCCAACTACGAGATGGGTGCGCGCATGAGCCTGCTCGACAGCGCCTGGGCACAGGCCGAGCAGACCCGGCTCATCAACCGCTTCCAGGCCACCTTCGCCGACTACGACCTGGTGCTGTCGCCCACCACGCCGGTCTCGCCGTTCCCGTGGACGCAGCCGTACGCGAGCCACATCAACGGCGAGCCGCAGGCCAACTACTACCGCTGGCTGGCGCTGACCTACGTGGTCACGCTGACCACGCACCCCGCTATCACGCTGCCCTGCGGCCTCGACCACGCGGGCATGCCCTTCGGGCTGCAGGTGGTGGGCGGCTTCCGCACCGACCACCGCGTGCTCGGCGCGGCGCGGGCGATGGAGCAGGCCTTCGCAGCGCACCCGCCCCTGCGTCGCCCGCGGCCCGACCTCGCACGGCTGCGCGCCTCGCGGGCGGAGCCGCCGCTGACGTCGATCGTCACGTCGCCGCCCGTCTTCGGCGGCCGCGATGCGCAGGCCGCCGCGGTGTCGGCCGTCTGA
- a CDS encoding catalase, giving the protein MNKDNRPPTLTTAGGAPVVDSSRSITAGPRGPVLLQDYQMAEKLAYLARERIPERVLHAKGAAAFGTLRITGDIARYTRARVLQPGQATPVLVRFSGLTGERGCADAERDMRGFALKAYTEEGNWDLVGSHLPVACIRDPQKFPDLVRALKRHPVSHLRSPTAIWDFWSLSPESIHQIVMLFSDRGLPAGYRHMHAYGVHAFGLVNETGERVWAKFHFRTRQGVRCLTDAEARCAVAEDRESAQRDLFEAIERGEHPSWSLHVQLMSEAQAAALPFNPFDPTCVWPQGAHPLIEIGLLVLHANPDNYFAQVEQATFNPAHLVPGICVSPDKLLQGRLLTYADAQRYRVGTHHAALPVNRPLSPVHTYHADGAMRLNVPARTDAYYEPNSFGGPRPDHRLAEPALPLAGDAMRFDDRQGLGDYAQAGALYRRMDEGERQRLAANIAASMASVPDAIQRRQVEHFRLVDAAFGEGVEAALARLAG; this is encoded by the coding sequence ATGAACAAAGACAACAGGCCGCCCACGTTGACCACCGCGGGCGGCGCCCCCGTGGTCGACAGCAGTCGCTCGATCACCGCAGGCCCGCGCGGGCCGGTGCTGCTGCAGGACTACCAGATGGCCGAGAAGCTGGCCTACCTCGCGCGCGAGCGCATTCCCGAGCGCGTGCTGCATGCCAAGGGCGCCGCCGCATTCGGCACGTTGCGCATCACCGGCGACATCGCGCGCTACACCCGCGCGCGCGTGCTGCAGCCGGGGCAGGCCACGCCGGTGCTGGTGCGCTTCTCGGGCCTGACGGGCGAGCGCGGCTGCGCCGATGCCGAGCGCGACATGCGCGGCTTCGCGCTCAAGGCCTATACCGAGGAGGGCAACTGGGACCTGGTCGGCAGCCACCTGCCGGTGGCGTGCATCCGCGATCCGCAGAAGTTTCCGGACCTCGTCCGCGCGCTCAAGCGCCACCCGGTGAGCCACCTGCGCTCGCCCACCGCGATCTGGGACTTCTGGTCGCTCTCGCCGGAGAGCATCCACCAGATCGTGATGCTGTTCTCCGACCGCGGTCTGCCTGCCGGCTACCGCCACATGCACGCCTACGGCGTGCATGCCTTCGGGCTGGTGAACGAGACCGGCGAGCGGGTGTGGGCCAAGTTCCATTTCCGCACGCGGCAGGGTGTCCGCTGCCTCACCGACGCCGAGGCACGCTGCGCCGTCGCGGAGGACCGCGAGAGCGCGCAGCGCGACCTGTTCGAGGCCATCGAGCGCGGCGAGCATCCTTCGTGGTCGCTGCACGTGCAGTTGATGAGCGAGGCGCAGGCCGCGGCGCTGCCGTTCAACCCCTTCGACCCCACCTGCGTGTGGCCGCAGGGCGCGCACCCGCTCATCGAGATCGGCCTGCTCGTGCTGCATGCCAACCCCGACAACTATTTCGCGCAGGTGGAGCAGGCCACCTTCAACCCGGCGCACCTCGTGCCGGGCATCTGCGTGTCGCCCGACAAGCTGCTGCAGGGCCGGCTGCTGACCTACGCCGACGCCCAGCGCTACCGCGTGGGCACGCACCACGCGGCGCTGCCGGTGAACCGCCCGCTGTCGCCGGTGCACACCTACCATGCCGACGGCGCGATGCGGCTCAACGTGCCGGCGCGCACCGACGCCTATTACGAACCCAACTCCTTCGGCGGGCCGCGTCCCGACCACCGGCTGGCCGAACCCGCGCTGCCGCTGGCCGGCGACGCGATGCGCTTCGACGACCGCCAGGGCCTGGGCGACTACGCGCAGGCCGGCGCCCTGTACCGGCGCATGGACGAGGGCGAGCGGCAGCGCCTTGCCGCGAACATCGCCGCATCGATGGCGAGCGTGCCCGACGCCATCCAGCGGCGGCAGGTCGAGCACTTCCGGCTGGTGGACGCGGCCTTCGGCGAAGGCGTGGAGGCCGCGCTCGCGCGGCTTGCCGGGTAG